The following coding sequences lie in one Benincasa hispida cultivar B227 chromosome 6, ASM972705v1, whole genome shotgun sequence genomic window:
- the LOC120079504 gene encoding uncharacterized protein LOC120079504: MSSFSSSAAATAAAAVPPPFYMEEKWKLPKKGAPARSRSSSSSCPLMRNSSERRCSFTRKCAKLVKEQRARFYIMRRCVTMLICWHNYNDS, translated from the coding sequence atgtcttctttttcttcctctgccGCCGCCACCGCAGCAGCAGCTGTTCCGCCGCCGTTTTACATGGAGGAGAAGTGGAAGCTGCCGAAGAAAGGAGCTCCGGCTAGAAGcagatcatcttcttcctcatgtCCTCTGATGAGAAATTCATCTGAGAGAAGATGTTCTTTTACAAGAAAATGTGCAAAATTGGTTAAGGAACAAAGGGCTCGATTTTACATCATGAGGCGCTGTGTTACCATGCTCATTTGTTGGCATAACTACAACGATTCCTAA